In Pyrus communis chromosome 1, drPyrComm1.1, whole genome shotgun sequence, the following are encoded in one genomic region:
- the LOC137745928 gene encoding ATP-dependent 6-phosphofructokinase 5, chloroplastic-like, translating into MGTLSHAIAPPGLAVHHRASHRFSPPSLRLLTTSGGVAKNSNRIFAQSKSQSRQQIDFSDPDWKSRFQRDFEKRFNIPHITDVFPDSVPIPSTFCLRMRTPVIEDFAGGYPSDEEWHGYINNNDRVLLKTIYYSSHTSAGAECIDPNCTWVEQWVHRAGPREKIYFKPEAVKAAIVTCGGLCPGLNDVIRQIVITLEIYGVKQIVGIPYGYRGFSDKELAEMALSRKVVQNVHLSGGSLLGVSRGGPSVSDIVDSLEERGINMLFVLGGNGTHAGADAIHNECRKRRLRMAVVGVPKTIDNDILLMDKTFGFDTAVEEAQRAINSAYIEAHSAYHGVGIVKLMGRSSGFIAMHASLASGQIDICLIPEVPFQIHGPHGILHHLKYLIQTKGSAVVCVAEGAGQNLIQKTNATDASGNMVFGDIGVYIQQETKKHFKEAGVPVDVKYIDPTYMIRACRANASDGILCAVLGQNAVHGAFAGYSGITVGTCNTHYVYLPIPEVISHPRLVDPNSRMWHRCLTSTGQPDFI; encoded by the exons ATGGGCACTCTCTCGCACGCGATCGCCCCGCCGGGACTCGCCGTCCACCACCGCGCTTCTCACCGATTCTCTCCGCCGTCTCTGAGACTACTGACTACTTCCGGGGGAGTCGCCAAGAACAGCAACCGCATCTTCGCCCAGAGCAAGAGCCAGAGCCGGCAGCAGATTGATTTCAGCGATCCCGACTGGAAATCCAGGTTCCAGAGGGATTTCGAGAAGCGGTTCAACATCCCTCACATCACTGATGTTTTCCCTGACTCCGTTCCCATTCCTTCCACCTTCTGCTTAAGGATGAg GACTCCGGTGATCGAAGACTTTGCAGGTGGGTACCCGTCGGACGAAGAGTGGCACGGGTACATAAATAACAATGACCGGGTACTCCTTAAG ACTATATACTACTCGTCGCATACGTCTGCTGGTGCTGAATGCATTGATCCTAATTGTACTTGGGTGGAGCAATG GGTTCATCGTGCTGGGCCTcgggaaaaaatatattttaaaccggAAGCAGTGAAAGCAGCAATTGTAACATGCGGAGGGCTCTGCCCTGGTCTTAATGATGTCATCAGACAG ATTGTCATCACACTTGAAATATATGGTGTCAAACAGATTGTGGGGATTCCTTATGGTTACCGCGGATTTTCTGACAAAGAATTAGCTGAAATGGCA CTATCAAGGAAAGTGGTTCAAAATGTTCATCTTTCTGGTGGAAGCTTGTTAGGAGTTTCACGTGGAGGTCCCAGCGTTAGTGACATTGTGGACAGTTTGGAG GAAAGAGGAATCAACatgctttttgttttgggtGGAAACGGCACACATGCTGGAGCCGATGCAATACACAATGAG TGCCGTAAAAGACGGTTAAGAATGGCTGTAGTTGGTGTTCCGAAAACTATAGACAATGATATTTTGCTGATGGACAAAACTTTTGGTTTCGATACGGCTGTTGAAGAAGCTCAACGGGCAATAAATTCAGCATACATCGAG GCACACAGTGCTTACCATGGCGTTGGAATTGTTAAATTGATGGGTCGTAGCAGTGGGTTCATAGCAATGCATGCATCCCTGGCTAGTGGACAAATTGACATATGTTTGATACCTGAG GTTCCTTTTCAAATACATGGCCCTCATGGTATTTTGCACCATCTGAAATACCTAATTCAAACAAAGGGATCAGCTGTGGTCTGCGTAGCAGAGGGAGCAGGGCAG AATTTAATACAGAAAACCAATGCTACTGATGCATCTGGAAATATGGTATTTGGAGATATTGGCGTGTATATTCAGCAAGAG ACAAAAAAGCATTTTAAAGAGGCTGGTGTTCCCGTTGACGTGAAGTATATAGACCCCACGTACATGATCCGTGCATGTCGTGCAAATGCGTCAGATGGAATTCTCTGCGCTGTGCTAGGACAAAATGCT GTTCATGGTGCATTTGCTGGATACAGTGGCATCACAGTTGGCACTTGCAACACTCATTATGTATACCTTCCAATTCCAGAGGTCATTTCTCATCCCAGGCTGGTGGATCCTAACAGCCGAATGTGGCATCGTTGCTTGACTTCCACAGGCCAGCCAGATTTTATCTAG